In a single window of the Pseudogemmatithrix spongiicola genome:
- a CDS encoding YbdD/YjiX family protein, whose protein sequence is MIARLAAILRRIIGAPDYAAYVAHVRAHHPEREPLGEREFLAERLNARYEKPGARCC, encoded by the coding sequence GTGATCGCACGCCTCGCGGCCATCCTGCGGCGCATCATCGGGGCGCCGGACTACGCGGCCTACGTCGCGCATGTCCGCGCGCACCATCCGGAGCGCGAACCGCTCGGCGAGCGCGAGTTCCTCGCCGAGCGGCTGAACGCCCGCTACGAGAAGCCCGGCGCGCGCTGCTGCTAG
- a CDS encoding GHMP family kinase ATP-binding protein: protein MNRQLFVPGRIELFGKHVDYGGGISMTCAIEEGITADVERIDVAVIDLEDRRTGRRARVPLRRDARPGGAHGGTYIAAVARRLARDFGPLRHGVRVVSESTLPRSAGLSSSSAFVTMLTLAVAEANELTSRPDWTRYLGEPLALAEYCGAVETGGAFGPWSGERGVGTRGGAQDHVAILCNADGRVGVYGYLPARAVGDAAFPRHWALLVATSGVRATKTGAAQADYNRAADLVHGLLTRWNAVERRHDRSLAAALSSAPDARARLDRLVQASSDAPLLSVRLTQFQREVDVVVPGALAAMRNGDASALRRWAVESQQGAELALRNQISETMFLARAALSAGAHAASAFGAGFGGAVWAICDAADADAVRDRWRALYASSHPARAAKSEWLRLQPSAGVRWLT from the coding sequence GTGAATCGGCAGCTCTTCGTGCCGGGCCGCATCGAGCTCTTCGGCAAGCACGTGGACTACGGCGGCGGGATCTCGATGACCTGTGCCATCGAGGAAGGCATCACCGCCGACGTCGAGCGGATCGACGTGGCGGTGATCGACCTCGAGGACCGGCGTACGGGCCGTCGCGCGCGCGTGCCGCTGCGCCGCGACGCCCGCCCCGGCGGCGCGCACGGCGGCACGTACATCGCCGCCGTCGCCCGACGGCTGGCGCGGGACTTCGGGCCGCTGCGGCACGGCGTGCGCGTGGTCTCCGAGAGCACGCTACCGCGCTCGGCGGGGCTTTCGAGCTCGTCCGCCTTCGTGACGATGCTGACGCTCGCCGTGGCCGAGGCGAACGAGCTCACCTCGCGACCGGACTGGACGCGGTATCTCGGCGAGCCGCTGGCGCTGGCGGAGTATTGCGGTGCGGTGGAGACCGGCGGGGCGTTCGGTCCGTGGAGCGGTGAACGCGGCGTCGGCACGCGAGGCGGCGCGCAGGACCACGTGGCGATCCTCTGCAACGCGGACGGCCGCGTCGGCGTGTACGGCTACCTGCCGGCGCGGGCCGTGGGCGACGCGGCGTTCCCCAGGCACTGGGCGTTGCTCGTCGCGACCAGCGGGGTGCGCGCGACCAAGACGGGTGCGGCGCAGGCGGACTACAACCGCGCGGCGGATCTCGTGCATGGCCTCCTGACACGCTGGAATGCCGTAGAGCGCCGCCACGACCGGTCGCTGGCCGCCGCGCTGTCGTCAGCCCCCGATGCGCGGGCGCGGCTGGATCGCCTCGTGCAGGCCTCGAGCGATGCGCCGCTGCTTTCGGTGAGACTCACGCAGTTCCAGCGCGAGGTGGACGTCGTCGTGCCCGGAGCGCTCGCGGCCATGCGGAACGGCGATGCGAGCGCGTTGCGGCGCTGGGCCGTGGAGTCACAGCAGGGGGCGGAGCTGGCGCTCCGCAATCAGATTTCCGAGACCATGTTCCTCGCGCGGGCCGCGCTCAGCGCCGGCGCGCATGCGGCGTCCGCCTTCGGCGCAGGATTCGGCGGGGCAGTGTGGGCCATCTGCGACGCCGCCGACGCCGATGCGGTGCGGGACCGCTGGCGCGCGCTGTACGCGAGCAGCCATCCGGCGCGCGCGGCGAAGAGCGAATGGTTGCGGCTGCAGCCGTCGGCGGGCGTCCGATGGCTGACGTGA
- a CDS encoding carbon starvation CstA family protein: MPRWLSALVWAAVSIVGASAFAYLGLRRGETISAAWLITAAVCTYAVGYRFYSKIIAAKIFALDATRATPAERLADGRDYVPTNKWVVFGHHFAAIAGPGPLVGPTLAAQFGFLPGALWIIVGVAIGGAVQDFVILCASVRRDGKSLGQMAKEEIGPIAGYTALVAVMGIMIILISVLALVVVNALRDSAWATVTVGLTIPIAMLMGVYMRYLRPGAVLETSLIGLVLLAVSLYVGRWAAEHAVLGPMFTLSGPTLAWAVMIYGFAASVMPVWLLLAPRDYLSAFVKIGVVLALAIGILLVLPPLQMPAVTQFVDGTGPVFAGKLFPFVFITIACGSISGFHALIASGTTPKLLDNEADARMVGYGAMLTESLVAVMALIAACVLTPGIYFAINAPAGILGTTAESAAEVIRTWGFTLNPADLTALAAQVEESSLLSRTGGAPSLAVGMANIFASVLGGEGAMGLWYHFALMFEALFILTTVDAGTRVGRFMLQDLGKHVWAPFGRVSWYPAVVAASFIVCAMWGWFLYQGVTDPLGGINSLWPLFGISNQLLATVALCVGTTIIIKMGKAKYAFVTVIPMVWLVIVTSTASLAKIFDPNPRIGFLSHAQWVRDKLAAGEPIPGVSDAAGAARLILNDQVNTAVAAFFLIATFIILVDSARTWYGVLSGRQAAVSTETPYERSARAVARA; encoded by the coding sequence ATGCCCCGCTGGCTCTCCGCCCTCGTCTGGGCCGCCGTCTCGATCGTCGGCGCTTCCGCGTTCGCCTACCTCGGCCTTCGCCGCGGCGAGACCATCTCCGCCGCCTGGCTAATCACGGCCGCCGTCTGCACGTACGCCGTCGGATATCGCTTCTACTCGAAGATCATTGCCGCCAAGATCTTCGCGCTCGATGCCACGCGCGCGACGCCCGCCGAGCGCCTGGCCGACGGCCGCGACTACGTGCCGACGAACAAGTGGGTGGTGTTCGGCCACCACTTCGCGGCCATCGCGGGCCCCGGCCCGCTCGTCGGACCGACGCTGGCCGCGCAGTTCGGCTTCCTGCCCGGCGCGCTGTGGATCATCGTCGGCGTGGCGATCGGCGGCGCGGTGCAGGACTTCGTCATCCTCTGCGCCTCGGTGCGTCGCGACGGCAAGTCGCTCGGTCAGATGGCCAAGGAAGAGATCGGCCCCATCGCCGGCTACACCGCACTGGTCGCGGTGATGGGCATCATGATCATCCTGATCTCGGTGCTCGCGCTCGTGGTCGTGAACGCGCTGCGCGACTCCGCGTGGGCGACCGTGACCGTCGGACTCACGATCCCCATCGCGATGCTGATGGGCGTGTACATGCGCTACCTGCGGCCGGGCGCGGTGCTCGAGACGTCGCTCATCGGCCTCGTGCTGCTCGCCGTCTCGCTGTATGTGGGTCGCTGGGCCGCGGAGCACGCGGTGCTCGGGCCGATGTTCACCCTGAGCGGCCCGACGCTGGCGTGGGCGGTGATGATCTACGGCTTCGCGGCGTCCGTGATGCCTGTGTGGCTGCTGCTCGCCCCGCGCGACTACCTGAGTGCCTTCGTGAAGATCGGTGTCGTGCTGGCCCTCGCGATCGGCATCCTGCTGGTGCTGCCGCCGCTGCAGATGCCCGCCGTGACGCAGTTCGTGGATGGCACGGGTCCGGTGTTCGCGGGCAAGCTGTTCCCGTTCGTGTTCATCACGATCGCCTGCGGCTCCATCTCGGGATTCCACGCCCTGATCGCGAGCGGCACGACGCCGAAGCTGCTCGATAACGAGGCCGACGCGCGCATGGTCGGCTACGGCGCCATGCTTACCGAGTCCCTGGTCGCGGTGATGGCCCTCATCGCCGCCTGCGTGCTGACGCCGGGCATCTACTTCGCCATCAACGCACCGGCGGGCATCCTCGGGACCACGGCAGAGAGCGCGGCGGAGGTGATCCGCACCTGGGGCTTCACGCTCAACCCGGCGGATCTCACGGCACTGGCCGCACAGGTCGAGGAGAGCTCGCTGCTCTCGCGCACCGGCGGCGCGCCGTCGCTGGCCGTCGGCATGGCCAACATCTTCGCCTCGGTGCTCGGCGGCGAGGGCGCGATGGGCCTGTGGTACCACTTCGCCCTCATGTTCGAGGCGCTGTTCATCCTCACTACGGTCGACGCCGGCACCCGCGTCGGACGCTTCATGCTGCAGGACCTCGGCAAGCATGTGTGGGCGCCCTTCGGCAGGGTGAGCTGGTATCCGGCGGTGGTCGCCGCATCGTTCATCGTCTGCGCGATGTGGGGGTGGTTCCTCTATCAGGGCGTGACTGACCCGCTGGGCGGCATCAACTCGCTGTGGCCGCTGTTCGGCATCTCCAACCAGTTGCTCGCCACGGTGGCGCTGTGCGTCGGCACGACCATCATCATCAAGATGGGTAAGGCGAAGTACGCCTTCGTCACGGTGATCCCGATGGTGTGGCTGGTGATCGTGACGTCGACGGCCAGCCTTGCGAAGATCTTCGACCCGAATCCGCGCATCGGCTTCCTGAGCCACGCGCAGTGGGTGCGTGACAAGCTCGCGGCCGGCGAGCCGATTCCCGGCGTGAGCGATGCCGCGGGCGCCGCGCGCCTCATCCTCAACGACCAAGTGAACACGGCGGTCGCCGCGTTCTTCCTGATCGCGACGTTCATCATCCTCGTCGACTCGGCGCGCACGTGGTACGGCGTGCTCAGCGGGCGTCAGGCGGCCGTGTCGACGGAAACGCCGTACGAGCGCTCAGCGCGGGCTGTGGCGCGTGCGTAA
- a CDS encoding SprT-like domain-containing protein, whose amino-acid sequence MTRRAQEDQLGLFFAPEPAIEGSRESVLAVQPAPIDEDLDAAAIAEQEEEDAEDAARAADVLLGILRGMGLQHIRSLVLTRNRSVVVSLKGYELRVHEGFCTAPRELHAQIVRFVMAKKPWERNTARQAILAYPLPKHTKPPRAPERTHPEDEPLAERLAEWHTRLNGERFGAQLKQIPIRVSRRMLRRLGHYAPGLEGGGAEIAISARHIRRDGFASAVETLLHEMVHQWQHENGLPIDHGLDFRRKCREVGAVPRAKRPA is encoded by the coding sequence ATGACGCGCCGCGCGCAGGAGGATCAGCTCGGCCTGTTCTTCGCGCCGGAGCCCGCCATCGAGGGCAGTCGCGAGAGCGTGCTGGCGGTACAGCCGGCGCCGATCGACGAAGACCTCGATGCGGCGGCGATCGCCGAGCAGGAGGAAGAGGACGCGGAGGACGCCGCGCGCGCGGCGGACGTGCTGCTGGGCATCCTGCGCGGCATGGGACTGCAGCACATCCGCTCGCTGGTGTTGACGCGCAATCGCAGCGTGGTGGTGTCGCTGAAGGGCTATGAGCTGCGCGTGCACGAGGGTTTCTGCACGGCGCCGCGCGAGCTGCACGCGCAGATCGTGCGCTTCGTCATGGCCAAGAAGCCCTGGGAGCGGAATACGGCGCGACAGGCCATCCTCGCGTACCCGTTGCCCAAGCACACGAAGCCGCCCCGCGCGCCGGAGCGCACGCATCCCGAGGACGAGCCGCTGGCCGAGCGCTTGGCCGAGTGGCATACGCGCCTGAACGGCGAGCGCTTCGGGGCACAGCTCAAGCAGATCCCGATCCGCGTGTCGCGGCGGATGCTGCGGCGGCTCGGGCACTACGCGCCGGGCCTTGAGGGCGGCGGCGCCGAGATCGCGATCAGCGCCCGGCACATCCGGCGCGACGGCTTCGCGAGCGCCGTCGAGACGCTGCTGCACGAGATGGTGCACCAGTGGCAGCACGAGAACGGGCTGCCGATCGACCACGGCCTCGACTTCCGCCGGAAGTGCCGCGAGGTCGGGGCGGTGCCGCGGGCGAAGCGGCCAGCCTAA
- a CDS encoding sugar phosphate nucleotidyltransferase, translated as MRATLAVILARGLGTRLRADDGTALDAGQAAAASAGTKGLVPLAGRPLLDFVLHELAEGGVRDVVLVVPPGDSPLRTRYDVEHPPARLRVRFAVQEEPRGTAQALLSAREAVCAALGAPSDTGGRRHFLMCNADNLYAAPAIEALVDARGPGVIAYDADALVRDSGIEAERVSRFALLDIGDDDMLRDIVEKPEQGHPLLKATPRWVSMNLWRFRDTIFDACTAISPSPRGELELADAVREAMRRGERFAVHRRAEAVFDLTHRRDIATLEARLAGRVPKP; from the coding sequence ATGCGTGCCACACTCGCCGTCATCCTGGCCCGTGGGCTCGGCACGCGCCTGCGTGCCGATGACGGCACCGCGCTCGATGCCGGGCAGGCCGCCGCGGCCTCGGCTGGCACCAAGGGGCTCGTGCCATTGGCCGGTCGCCCGCTCCTCGACTTCGTGCTGCACGAGCTGGCAGAGGGCGGCGTGCGCGATGTCGTGCTCGTGGTCCCGCCGGGAGACTCCCCGCTGCGCACGCGGTACGATGTCGAACACCCGCCAGCGCGCCTCCGGGTGCGCTTCGCGGTGCAAGAGGAGCCGCGCGGCACCGCACAGGCCCTGCTCTCGGCGCGTGAGGCCGTCTGCGCCGCGCTTGGTGCGCCCTCGGATACCGGCGGCCGTCGGCACTTCCTCATGTGCAACGCGGACAACCTGTATGCAGCGCCAGCGATCGAGGCGTTGGTGGACGCGCGCGGCCCCGGAGTGATCGCGTACGACGCGGACGCTCTCGTGCGTGACAGCGGCATCGAGGCGGAGCGCGTGTCGCGATTCGCGCTCCTCGACATCGGCGACGACGACATGCTACGTGACATCGTCGAGAAGCCCGAGCAGGGTCACCCGCTGCTCAAGGCCACGCCACGCTGGGTCTCGATGAACCTCTGGCGTTTCCGCGACACGATCTTCGACGCCTGCACGGCGATATCACCGTCGCCGCGCGGTGAGCTGGAGCTGGCCGACGCCGTGCGCGAGGCGATGCGGCGCGGCGAGCGCTTCGCCGTGCATCGCCGCGCCGAGGCGGTGTTCGACCTCACGCATCGTCGGGACATCGCGACGCTTGAGGCGCGGTTGGCCGGCCGCGTGCCGAAGCCGTGA
- the ybaL gene encoding YbaL family putative K(+) efflux transporter has product MPHSVSLISTIAGAFVLALILGYIAVRLRMPALVGYLVAGVVMGPFTPGFTGDLELIQQLAEIGVMLLMFGVGMHLSLEDLLSVRRIAVPGAVLQIAVATGMGYAVAHYWWGWDVGAGLVFGLSLSVASTVVLLRALEARGSLETLTGRIAVGWLVVEDIAMVVALVLLPPLAAALTGDGTLPGESLGKQLALTLGSVVLFVVLMFVVGRRLFPWILLRIAGTGSRELFTLAVMAAGVGIAYAAGVIFGVSYALGAFFAGMVMRESEFSHRAADESLPFRDAFAVLFFVSVGMLFNPALLWQEPLKILTVLFIIIIGKSIAAFGLVLMFRYPLNTALTVSAALAQIGEFSFILAGMGVSLGLLSLEGQNLILAGAVVSIALNPVIFSAIEPARQWILKRSRLARHFARPNDRLAELPHSYTPAKLTNHLLIVGYGRVGRRIGEALTAQGLTFVVAEQNREIVARLRSEGIAAVAGDATEPEVLIQAHVARARALVIATPDTVGVKAIMDIAHRLRPELPVIVRTHGDKEAEELRHEPRVEVFMGEEELAKAMIAALLREVRPSAQAS; this is encoded by the coding sequence ATGCCCCATAGTGTCTCCCTGATCTCGACCATCGCCGGCGCCTTCGTGCTGGCCCTGATCCTCGGCTACATCGCCGTGCGCCTGCGCATGCCGGCCCTCGTCGGGTATCTGGTCGCGGGTGTCGTGATGGGCCCGTTCACCCCCGGATTCACGGGCGACCTGGAGCTGATCCAGCAGCTCGCCGAGATCGGCGTCATGCTCCTCATGTTCGGCGTGGGGATGCACCTCTCGCTCGAGGACCTGCTCTCGGTACGCCGCATCGCGGTGCCCGGCGCGGTCCTGCAGATCGCCGTCGCGACCGGGATGGGGTACGCGGTGGCGCACTACTGGTGGGGCTGGGACGTCGGCGCGGGTCTGGTGTTCGGCCTCTCGCTGTCCGTCGCGTCCACCGTCGTGCTGCTCCGTGCCCTCGAGGCCCGCGGCTCGCTCGAGACGCTCACGGGACGCATCGCCGTGGGCTGGCTGGTGGTCGAGGACATCGCGATGGTCGTGGCCCTCGTGCTGCTGCCGCCGCTCGCCGCCGCGCTCACCGGCGACGGCACGCTGCCCGGCGAATCGCTGGGCAAGCAACTCGCGCTGACGCTGGGCAGCGTGGTGCTGTTCGTCGTCCTCATGTTCGTGGTCGGCCGCCGGCTCTTCCCATGGATCCTGCTGCGCATCGCCGGCACGGGCTCGCGCGAACTCTTCACGCTCGCCGTCATGGCCGCCGGCGTCGGCATCGCCTACGCGGCCGGCGTGATCTTCGGCGTGAGTTACGCGCTCGGCGCCTTCTTCGCCGGCATGGTGATGCGCGAGTCCGAGTTCTCGCATCGCGCCGCCGACGAGTCGCTGCCCTTCCGCGATGCCTTCGCGGTGCTCTTCTTCGTCTCGGTCGGCATGCTCTTCAATCCGGCCCTGCTCTGGCAGGAGCCGCTGAAGATCCTGACGGTGCTGTTCATCATCATCATCGGCAAGTCGATCGCGGCGTTCGGGCTCGTGCTGATGTTCCGCTACCCGCTCAACACGGCCCTCACCGTCTCGGCGGCGCTGGCGCAGATCGGCGAGTTCTCGTTCATCCTCGCGGGCATGGGCGTGTCGCTCGGCCTCCTCTCGCTCGAGGGGCAGAACCTGATCCTCGCGGGGGCGGTCGTGTCGATCGCGCTCAACCCCGTGATCTTCTCGGCGATCGAACCGGCCCGGCAGTGGATCCTGAAGCGATCCCGCCTGGCGCGGCATTTTGCGCGTCCCAACGACCGGCTGGCCGAGTTGCCGCACTCCTACACGCCGGCCAAACTGACGAACCACCTGCTGATCGTCGGCTACGGCCGCGTCGGCCGCCGCATCGGCGAGGCGCTCACGGCGCAGGGCCTCACCTTCGTCGTCGCCGAGCAGAACCGCGAGATCGTCGCGCGCCTGCGCTCGGAGGGTATCGCCGCCGTCGCGGGCGATGCGACGGAGCCCGAGGTCCTCATCCAGGCGCACGTCGCCCGCGCGCGCGCCCTCGTGATCGCCACGCCCGACACCGTCGGCGTGAAGGCCATCATGGACATCGCGCACCGCCTGCGTCCCGAGCTACCGGTCATCGTGCGCACGCACGGCGACAAGGAAGCCGAGGAGCTGCGGCACGAGCCGCGCGTCGAGGTGTTCATGGGCGAAGAGGAGCTCGCCAAGGCCATGATCGCCGCGCTGCTGCGCGAGGTGCGGCCCTCGGCGCAGGCGTCGTAG
- a CDS encoding isocitrate/isopropylmalate dehydrogenase family protein: protein MSKKLDVTLIPGDGIGPAITDATVRVLEAAGASFTWDRQLAGMAAVKEHGDPIPEATLESIKRTKLALKGPLETPVGKGFRSINVALRKEFDLYANLRPAKTILPKSRFENVDVVLVRENTEGLYVGVENYVKIGSDPHAVAQSVAIISRVGAERIVRYAFEYALKHGRKKVTIVHKANILKYSQGLFLEVGRQVAKEYEGRVASDDKIVDACAMELVMRPDKYDVIVTTNLFGDILSDLTSGLVGGLGLTPGANIGYDCGIFEAVHGTAPDIAGQGIANPTAVMLAGCQLLDHVGDDARANRIRAAIESVLREGKTVTRDVGGSATTEQYTDAVIARLARG, encoded by the coding sequence ATGTCCAAGAAGCTCGACGTCACGCTCATCCCCGGGGACGGCATCGGCCCCGCCATCACCGACGCCACCGTGCGGGTCCTCGAGGCCGCGGGCGCGTCGTTCACCTGGGACCGCCAGCTCGCCGGCATGGCCGCCGTGAAGGAACACGGCGACCCGATTCCCGAGGCCACGCTCGAGTCCATCAAGCGCACGAAGCTCGCCCTCAAGGGCCCGCTCGAGACGCCGGTCGGCAAGGGCTTCCGGTCGATCAACGTCGCGCTGCGCAAGGAGTTCGACCTCTACGCCAACCTGCGGCCGGCCAAGACCATCCTGCCGAAGAGCCGCTTCGAGAACGTCGACGTCGTGCTCGTGCGCGAGAACACGGAAGGCCTCTACGTGGGCGTCGAGAACTACGTGAAGATCGGCAGCGATCCGCACGCGGTGGCACAGTCGGTGGCGATCATCTCGCGCGTGGGCGCCGAGCGCATCGTGCGCTACGCCTTCGAGTACGCGCTCAAGCACGGGCGCAAGAAGGTCACCATCGTCCACAAGGCGAACATCCTCAAGTACTCGCAGGGCCTGTTCCTCGAGGTCGGGCGCCAGGTGGCCAAGGAGTACGAGGGCCGCGTGGCCAGCGACGACAAGATCGTCGACGCCTGCGCCATGGAGCTGGTGATGCGCCCGGACAAGTACGACGTGATCGTCACGACGAACCTCTTCGGGGACATCCTCTCGGATCTCACGAGCGGGCTCGTCGGCGGCCTCGGCCTCACCCCGGGCGCGAACATCGGCTACGACTGCGGCATCTTCGAGGCCGTGCATGGCACCGCGCCGGACATCGCGGGGCAGGGCATCGCGAATCCGACGGCGGTCATGCTCGCCGGTTGCCAGCTGCTCGATCACGTCGGTGACGATGCACGCGCGAATCGCATCCGCGCGGCCATCGAATCCGTGCTGCGCGAGGGCAAGACGGTCACGCGCGACGTCGGTGGCTCGGCGACCACCGAGCAGTACACCGATGCCGTGATTGCCCGCCTCGCGCGGGGCTGA
- a CDS encoding metallophosphoesterase family protein produces the protein MRLLQVSDVHFGRHAVAEYTDAVVRRVAAGRYAAVVVAGDLTQRNFREQFRAAKQWLDAMRAHAPVLTVPGNHDVAWWWKPVGVGVEAPLLAGYRKWIDAELEPTLQLPGVTIVGLNSCHGVRTYTITTRARDLSVVGAIRPEQWAKAKRAFDAAPAGDLKVLVFHHNLLRGDLSRRWGLVNKADGIGEALQTGADLVLNGHDHQTRIEAIELTGRRMVVSHSTSFCERTRGGLPAAFQEIEVEPTRFVVRACVWDADAKDFAPRNDRVFPR, from the coding sequence ATGCGGCTGCTGCAGGTCTCCGATGTGCACTTCGGCCGCCATGCGGTCGCCGAGTACACGGACGCGGTGGTCCGACGCGTCGCGGCGGGGCGCTATGCGGCCGTCGTCGTGGCCGGAGACCTGACGCAGCGCAATTTCCGCGAGCAGTTCCGCGCGGCGAAGCAGTGGCTGGATGCCATGCGTGCACACGCCCCTGTCCTCACCGTGCCGGGCAACCACGACGTGGCGTGGTGGTGGAAGCCGGTCGGTGTCGGCGTCGAGGCCCCGCTGCTTGCGGGATACCGCAAGTGGATCGACGCCGAGCTGGAGCCGACGCTGCAGCTGCCGGGCGTGACGATCGTCGGGCTCAACTCCTGCCACGGCGTGCGCACGTACACCATCACGACGCGGGCACGCGACCTCTCCGTGGTCGGCGCGATCCGCCCAGAGCAGTGGGCCAAGGCCAAGCGCGCGTTCGACGCGGCGCCCGCCGGTGACCTCAAGGTGTTGGTGTTCCACCACAACCTGCTGCGCGGGGACCTCTCGCGGCGCTGGGGGCTCGTGAACAAGGCCGACGGCATCGGCGAGGCGCTGCAGACCGGCGCCGACCTGGTGCTGAACGGGCACGATCACCAGACGCGCATCGAGGCCATCGAACTGACGGGGCGGCGCATGGTCGTGTCGCACAGCACGAGCTTCTGCGAGCGCACGCGCGGCGGGCTGCCGGCGGCGTTCCAGGAGATCGAGGTCGAACCGACGCGATTCGTCGTGCGGGCCTGCGTGTGGGACGCCGACGCGAAGGACTTTGCGCCGCGCAACGACCGGGTGTTCCCGCGATGA
- a CDS encoding alpha/beta hydrolase family protein, producing the protein MMIPGEDGTPVPARIYRPQDVGAQPNGAGVIFVHGAGYLHNVHNWWSTYSREYMFHHLLAAKGYTVLDIDYRGSAGYGRDWRTAIYRHMGGWDLNDHVSGSMYLSANFGINPERIGIYGGSYGGFITLMALFNKAEYFGAGAALRSVTDWAHYNHGYTGRILNLPQDDTLSYRRSSPIFFAEGLNDPLLIAHGMIDTNVQFQDVVQLAQRLIELGKEGWEMAVYPVEDHGFVRPSSWTDEYRRILELFDRTIGPNGSKARP; encoded by the coding sequence GTGATGATCCCCGGTGAGGATGGCACGCCCGTCCCGGCGCGCATCTACCGCCCGCAGGATGTCGGCGCGCAGCCGAACGGCGCCGGCGTCATCTTCGTGCACGGCGCGGGCTACCTGCACAACGTCCACAATTGGTGGAGCACGTACTCGCGCGAGTACATGTTCCACCACCTGCTCGCCGCGAAGGGTTACACGGTGCTCGACATCGACTACCGGGGCTCGGCGGGCTACGGTCGCGACTGGCGTACGGCGATCTACCGGCACATGGGCGGCTGGGACCTCAACGACCACGTGAGCGGCTCGATGTACCTCAGCGCCAACTTCGGCATCAACCCCGAGCGCATCGGCATCTACGGCGGCTCCTACGGCGGCTTCATCACGCTGATGGCTCTGTTCAACAAGGCCGAGTACTTCGGCGCCGGCGCCGCGCTGCGCTCCGTCACCGACTGGGCGCACTACAACCACGGCTACACCGGACGCATCCTGAACCTGCCGCAGGACGATACGCTCTCGTACCGTCGGTCGTCGCCGATCTTCTTCGCCGAGGGCCTGAACGATCCGCTGCTCATCGCCCACGGCATGATCGACACGAACGTGCAGTTCCAGGACGTCGTGCAACTCGCCCAGCGGCTTATCGAGCTCGGCAAGGAAGGCTGGGAGATGGCCGTGTATCCGGTCGAAGACCACGGATTCGTCCGGCCCAGCTCGTGGACGGACGAGTACCGCCGCATCCTCGAACTCTTCGACCGCACGATCGGCCCCAACGGGAGCAAGGCGCGGCCGTGA
- a CDS encoding MFS transporter: protein MKLPRNVKILAAVSFLTDVASELVYPLLPVFLTTTLGVSAAGLGVIEGFAESVSSLLRLPAGWWSDRTRRRKPLVVIGYTIAALSRPLIGFAQGAGQVLAIRMSDRFGKGIRTAPRDALIADSVAVGQRGYAYGVHRGSDNLGAVFGPLIAWAALTYQWADLRTLFFWTAVPGLLSVLFLVLFVREAPRSLTTPRVVAAASVKQGTDVNGPPVPALHRESDEPLGAAFWKMLAVIFLFTLSLSTDAFLLLRASQLGVPQAMIPILWAALHVVKSSSSFVGGALSDRFGRRPLILSGWGIYAFVYLGFAVASVQWHAWALFVVYGLYFGLSEGTEKALVADLAPPARRGAAFGWFNAAVGIAALPASIIFGIVWDAYGAESAFVMAAGIAALSSLLFAVVVPRQRA, encoded by the coding sequence GTGAAGCTCCCCCGCAACGTCAAGATCCTGGCTGCGGTGAGCTTCCTCACCGATGTAGCCAGCGAGTTAGTGTATCCGCTGCTGCCGGTGTTCCTCACGACGACGCTGGGCGTCAGCGCCGCAGGACTTGGCGTGATCGAAGGGTTCGCCGAGAGCGTGTCGTCGTTGCTGCGGCTCCCGGCGGGATGGTGGAGTGACCGGACGCGGCGGCGGAAGCCGCTGGTGGTCATCGGCTACACGATCGCGGCACTCTCCCGTCCGCTCATCGGCTTCGCCCAAGGCGCGGGCCAAGTCTTGGCGATTCGCATGAGCGATCGGTTCGGCAAGGGCATCCGCACGGCGCCGCGGGATGCGCTGATCGCGGACTCGGTGGCGGTCGGGCAGCGCGGATACGCCTACGGGGTGCACCGCGGGTCGGACAACCTCGGCGCGGTGTTCGGCCCGTTGATCGCGTGGGCGGCGCTAACGTACCAGTGGGCGGACTTGCGCACGCTCTTCTTCTGGACGGCGGTGCCCGGATTGCTGTCGGTGCTATTCCTCGTGCTCTTCGTGCGAGAGGCGCCGCGAAGCCTGACGACGCCGCGCGTGGTGGCGGCCGCGAGCGTGAAACAAGGGACGGACGTGAATGGCCCGCCGGTGCCGGCCTTGCACCGCGAAAGCGACGAACCGCTGGGCGCCGCGTTCTGGAAGATGCTGGCCGTGATCTTCCTGTTCACGCTGAGCCTCTCCACGGATGCTTTCTTGCTGCTTCGTGCCTCGCAGCTCGGCGTGCCGCAGGCGATGATCCCCATTCTCTGGGCGGCGCTGCACGTGGTGAAGTCCTCGAGCTCGTTCGTCGGCGGCGCCCTGTCCGACCGATTCGGCCGACGTCCGCTCATCCTGAGCGGCTGGGGCATCTACGCGTTCGTGTACCTCGGCTTCGCGGTCGCCTCGGTGCAGTGGCACGCCTGGGCGCTGTTCGTGGTGTACGGTCTGTACTTCGGCTTGAGCGAAGGCACGGAGAAGGCGCTGGTGGCGGATCTCGCGCCCCCTGCGCGGCGCGGTGCGGCATTCGGATGGTTCAATGCAGCCGTGGGCATCGCCGCGCTGCCGGCCAGCATCATCTTCGGCATCGTCTGGGATGCGTACGGTGCCGAGTCGGCGTTCGTGATGGCCGCCGGCATCGCTGCGCTCTCGAGCCTGCTCTTCGCCGTCGTGGTGCCCCGGCAACGCGCCTAG